From Pseudoalteromonas viridis, one genomic window encodes:
- a CDS encoding helix-turn-helix transcriptional regulator, with protein sequence MTTHLNRAASGSEAFISTLYREATRIAPENYRAWALEQLSRVIDFDAAFWGSGNSADIHFHYVCHLGLDEQYAHHLQQTLAINPIKEAVINNLGKPVNMQDVIADDAFYQSELYQKLFKPYGIERILAAGHFDQDNGLYSLISLYRFDRQQIFTEQERQLQERLVFHLVNAVSHAFFLHLRVGSALQQTQDQATSAICDSNGCFHQVQPRFVALLNEYFPNRTGVTLPFAIGKDQTTVEINNLAVSFRALGELFMVTLRLPGPLDTLSPRERQIVEWVCKGLTFKEVAKQLNVAPSTVSNHLYRIYDKIGINSRSELAQLVDSQRAG encoded by the coding sequence ATGACAACCCATTTAAACCGTGCGGCTTCAGGCTCAGAAGCCTTTATCAGCACCTTATATCGAGAGGCCACGCGTATTGCGCCGGAAAATTACCGGGCCTGGGCGCTCGAGCAACTATCCAGAGTCATCGATTTTGACGCCGCGTTTTGGGGCAGCGGCAACAGTGCAGATATTCACTTTCATTATGTTTGCCATCTTGGTTTAGACGAGCAATATGCCCACCACCTGCAACAAACATTAGCCATTAACCCGATAAAAGAAGCGGTGATCAATAACCTCGGCAAACCGGTTAATATGCAGGATGTCATCGCCGATGACGCCTTTTATCAGTCTGAGTTATATCAAAAATTGTTTAAACCCTATGGCATTGAACGCATTCTGGCTGCGGGTCATTTTGATCAGGACAATGGCCTGTATTCACTGATCAGTTTATATCGCTTCGACCGCCAACAGATTTTTACCGAGCAGGAGCGCCAGTTACAGGAGCGGCTGGTATTTCACCTGGTCAACGCCGTCTCTCACGCCTTTTTTCTGCATTTGCGCGTTGGCAGTGCGCTGCAACAAACCCAGGATCAGGCTACGTCTGCCATTTGCGACAGTAACGGGTGTTTCCATCAGGTGCAGCCGCGCTTTGTCGCGTTATTGAATGAGTATTTTCCCAATCGCACCGGGGTAACTCTGCCCTTTGCGATAGGTAAAGACCAAACTACCGTGGAGATTAATAATCTGGCGGTTTCGTTTCGCGCGCTTGGTGAGCTGTTTATGGTTACGCTCAGACTGCCCGGTCCACTCGACACCCTTAGCCCGCGCGAACGCCAAATTGTTGAATGGGTATGTAAGGGCCTGACTTTTAAGGAAGTTGCCAAACAGCTGAATGTGGCTCCTTCAACCGTGTCTAATCATTTATACCGAATTTACGACAAAATAGGGATAAACAGCCGCAGTGAACTGGCACAACTGGTGGATAGCCAGCGCGCGGGGTAA
- a CDS encoding helix-turn-helix transcriptional regulator, with protein sequence MNNITRRNKTERFRRYIQSSVRRMRLERKWSQATLAKKLGVDQATISNYESGKTDMSSVQLFEVFLIFGKDLTNALDFAEPNSDEVQENDQEKE encoded by the coding sequence GTGAACAACATAACAAGAAGGAACAAAACGGAAAGATTCAGACGCTACATTCAAAGCTCGGTCAGGCGCATGCGCCTGGAGCGTAAATGGTCTCAGGCCACCCTGGCTAAAAAGCTTGGCGTTGATCAGGCCACTATCAGCAATTATGAGTCCGGTAAAACCGATATGAGCAGTGTGCAGCTATTTGAGGTATTTTTAATATTTGGTAAAGATCTGACCAATGCGTTGGATTTTGCTGAGCCGAATTCAGATGAAGTTCAAGAGAACGATCAGGAAAAGGAGTAA
- a CDS encoding histone deacetylase family protein: MYINRQPLNTRLPLVYHPNYSFSFDPNHRFVMSKFANLYQQVKALGLIGDNLYQPPLGSPEALETVHCDTYLWDLWRNQLDDKAMRRIGLPWSEQLMARTFTAPLGTLKTAELALQHGIACHLAGGTHHAHYDFGSGYCMVNDLAFTSTTLIEQGKVNNVLIFDLDVHQGDGTAAMLKHHPYVFTCSIHCEKNFPFRKHQSDLDIGLVNNLKDAQYLSIVEDTLKGLLSEVNPDLVLYDAGVDIWEHDGLGKLDISWRGLEQRDALVLKTCQQAGIPVATVIGGGYDKDHLRLAQRHAIVVEQAALL; encoded by the coding sequence ATGTATATAAATCGCCAACCCCTTAATACCCGTTTGCCCTTGGTGTATCACCCCAACTATTCATTTAGCTTTGACCCAAATCATCGCTTTGTGATGAGTAAATTCGCCAATTTATATCAGCAGGTTAAGGCATTGGGGTTAATTGGCGACAACCTTTATCAGCCTCCGCTGGGGTCGCCAGAGGCACTGGAAACGGTGCACTGCGATACCTACCTGTGGGACTTATGGCGCAACCAGCTGGATGATAAAGCCATGCGCCGAATTGGCCTGCCCTGGTCGGAGCAACTGATGGCACGGACCTTTACCGCCCCGCTTGGCACACTTAAAACGGCCGAGCTGGCGCTGCAACATGGCATTGCCTGCCATCTGGCCGGGGGTACCCACCATGCGCATTATGATTTTGGCTCTGGCTATTGCATGGTGAACGACTTAGCGTTTACTTCCACAACCTTGATAGAGCAAGGTAAGGTAAATAATGTGCTCATCTTTGATTTGGATGTTCATCAGGGAGATGGCACGGCGGCCATGCTTAAGCACCATCCCTACGTATTTACCTGCTCTATCCACTGCGAAAAGAATTTTCCGTTTCGTAAACATCAAAGCGACCTGGATATTGGCCTGGTGAACAACCTCAAAGATGCCCAGTACCTGAGCATTGTAGAAGACACGTTGAAAGGGCTGCTGAGTGAAGTAAACCCGGATCTGGTACTGTACGATGCCGGTGTAGATATCTGGGAGCACGATGGCCTGGGCAAACTGGATATCAGCTGGCGCGGCCTGGAGCAGCGCGATGCCCTGGTGCTAAAAACCTGTCAGCAAGCCGGCATTCCGGTTGCTACTGTGATTGGCGGCGGCTACGACAAAGATCACCTGCGCCTGGCTCAGCGTCATGCCATTGTGGTTGAGCAGGCAGCATTGCTGTAA
- a CDS encoding flavin reductase family protein, producing MELNFADFSPTQIYHLMTQTVIPRPIAWVLTESGEQNYNLAPFSYFTAVSSAPPLLMFSAGKKPGGEIKDTVKNIKATQRCVIHIASEQDAELVTQTAATLPHGESEVTANNVALAEFNGFSMPRIAHCDIAYGCELYEVQEIGDTPQNLVFVEIVSLYLSDKVTELDHKQRIKVHADKATPLARLGSAEYSGITAPFTKVRPE from the coding sequence ATGGAACTGAACTTTGCCGATTTTTCGCCAACCCAGATTTATCACCTGATGACTCAAACCGTGATCCCACGGCCCATTGCCTGGGTGTTAACCGAGTCGGGCGAGCAAAACTACAATCTGGCCCCCTTTTCTTATTTTACGGCGGTATCCAGCGCCCCGCCTTTGTTGATGTTTTCAGCCGGAAAAAAACCGGGCGGAGAAATCAAAGACACAGTGAAAAACATCAAAGCCACGCAGCGCTGTGTGATCCACATTGCCTCTGAGCAGGATGCGGAGTTAGTGACGCAAACTGCTGCAACCTTGCCCCATGGCGAGTCTGAGGTCACAGCAAACAACGTCGCACTGGCCGAATTTAACGGCTTTAGCATGCCACGGATAGCCCACTGCGATATTGCCTATGGATGTGAGCTGTATGAAGTGCAGGAGATAGGCGACACGCCGCAAAACCTGGTGTTTGTGGAGATAGTCAGTTTGTACCTGAGCGATAAAGTAACCGAGCTGGATCACAAACAACGGATTAAAGTGCACGCCGATAAAGCCACACCACTGGCACGCCTTGGCAGCGCGGAGTATAGCGGGATCACAGCGCCCTTTACTAAGGTAAGGCCTGAATAA
- a CDS encoding discoidin domain-containing protein: MKKIALSCCLMMSSMANAFTLIEDIKVSSDPITVAISGYTDPVIIASVPTMNDAEAGVVSISNVTSHSFDVQFKEWPYLDGVHGEESVSFFVIEKGRHTLADGSVWEAGKFPMQKGSSHVFFKESFEHTPHVLLSAQSQNESDAFALRVSSASTQTFGVTLQEQEDGNEHGEESIGYLAVYSQDKRGPLDTDGLYYTLRQEAINQDGLSVEPGTLLIQEEQSKDPETAHLLELTSLLKIGNQLFAQDNTRYGADPMSLRYKAPVDYIIEPGEQTGEFGNIALLGTNGLTEASYSVKVKHRLHAPAAGFDGYNKGTLINSDSPGKVTQGMWVYTLPVENWLQVAFNQTAYITSFRVVQYKAASDPGMGPKDVILQVSYDNQTFTDHEAFTLEKSLDQTIQLSKPAVGKYIRLKVNSTQGHDYIVIGELEYYGGFVKGEITDPVEPPAPSLGTTCETIKAANPSASSGLYQVDPDGQGGNDAFDAYCDMDRQGGGWMLVANHKDGLDTLNSVTPLLPGTVGVVGATQWQSARDNMTTGMMFVDEHQRVSTISKAKLNNGNCVSPGQVADLTSPAQPYDTYVLWQDESNGCSLSGLDYSYIALGTKYGSRGEDYLISGASLFQFNVKFDVWPYADERFSAQEQNALLYYIK; the protein is encoded by the coding sequence ATGAAAAAAATAGCTCTGAGTTGCTGCTTGATGATGTCATCAATGGCCAACGCATTTACTCTCATCGAAGATATTAAAGTTTCCAGCGATCCGATCACGGTTGCCATTAGCGGCTATACCGATCCGGTCATTATTGCATCTGTACCAACCATGAATGACGCAGAGGCTGGTGTGGTCTCTATCTCTAACGTGACATCACACAGCTTTGATGTGCAATTTAAAGAGTGGCCCTACCTGGACGGTGTGCATGGTGAAGAGTCGGTCTCTTTCTTTGTGATTGAAAAGGGTCGCCATACTTTAGCTGATGGCAGTGTATGGGAAGCAGGCAAATTCCCGATGCAAAAAGGCAGCAGTCATGTGTTTTTCAAAGAAAGCTTTGAACATACTCCCCATGTATTGCTCAGCGCACAATCGCAAAATGAAAGCGATGCATTCGCACTGCGCGTTTCAAGTGCTTCAACTCAGACTTTCGGCGTAACACTTCAGGAGCAGGAAGACGGCAACGAACATGGCGAGGAGTCTATCGGCTACCTTGCAGTGTATAGCCAGGACAAACGCGGTCCACTGGACACTGATGGGCTTTACTACACACTACGTCAGGAAGCCATTAATCAGGACGGCCTGAGTGTCGAGCCTGGTACGCTGCTTATCCAGGAAGAGCAATCGAAAGATCCCGAAACAGCCCACCTGCTTGAGCTAACCAGCCTGCTGAAAATTGGCAACCAATTGTTTGCACAAGACAACACCCGCTATGGTGCAGACCCTATGTCATTGCGCTATAAGGCGCCGGTTGACTATATTATTGAGCCTGGTGAACAAACTGGTGAATTTGGCAATATTGCGTTGTTAGGCACCAATGGCCTGACTGAAGCATCTTACAGCGTGAAAGTAAAACACCGTCTTCATGCACCCGCGGCTGGCTTTGACGGCTATAACAAAGGCACCTTGATCAATAGCGATTCCCCAGGAAAAGTGACTCAGGGAATGTGGGTCTATACTCTTCCAGTAGAAAACTGGTTGCAGGTTGCATTTAACCAAACTGCTTATATCACCTCATTCCGGGTAGTCCAGTACAAAGCAGCGTCAGACCCAGGCATGGGACCTAAAGACGTTATATTACAAGTCTCTTATGATAATCAGACTTTCACGGATCATGAAGCTTTCACACTCGAAAAATCGCTTGATCAAACCATTCAGCTCAGTAAGCCTGCCGTCGGCAAATACATCCGTCTGAAGGTCAACTCAACGCAGGGACATGATTACATTGTGATCGGTGAGCTTGAATACTATGGTGGCTTTGTCAAAGGAGAAATCACAGATCCAGTGGAACCACCAGCGCCTTCTTTAGGCACGACTTGCGAAACCATCAAAGCAGCAAATCCGTCTGCCAGTTCAGGCCTGTATCAGGTTGACCCTGACGGCCAGGGTGGTAACGATGCCTTTGACGCATATTGTGACATGGACCGCCAGGGCGGCGGCTGGATGCTGGTTGCCAACCACAAAGACGGACTGGATACACTTAATAGTGTTACCCCTTTACTTCCAGGAACCGTTGGCGTAGTTGGCGCTACTCAGTGGCAAAGCGCACGTGATAATATGACCACAGGTATGATGTTTGTAGATGAGCATCAACGCGTTTCTACAATCAGTAAGGCCAAACTGAATAACGGTAACTGCGTTAGCCCAGGCCAGGTTGCTGACCTTACGTCTCCCGCTCAGCCATACGACACCTATGTATTGTGGCAAGATGAAAGCAATGGCTGTAGCCTCAGTGGGCTGGATTACTCCTACATTGCTTTGGGCACCAAATACGGTTCGCGTGGCGAGGACTATCTGATCTCTGGTGCATCCTTGTTCCAGTTCAACGTCAAGTTCGATGTATGGCCTTATGCGGATGAACGCTTTAGCGCCCAGGAACAAAACGCCTTGCTATATTACATTAAGTAA